One Rhododendron vialii isolate Sample 1 chromosome 2a, ASM3025357v1 genomic region harbors:
- the LOC131316733 gene encoding uncharacterized protein LOC131316733 isoform X1, protein MLLYVTAIMPHVAHVAALTHCHHTSSSPSPSPAYKYGGGSAQQLVASGNQIMEETNASKLRSQFLHLLRTRRSPQVPLSVELGHPVLDPMYQETPHPKFSEAMESCPKLDIPNLKDLKEENLYLRTESGEQGRLPVLILSMKENSHHRRPAVVFLHSTKKCKEWLRPLLEAYASRGYVAVAIDSRYHGERASSVTTYQDALVSSWRKGDTMPFIFDTVWDLIKLADYLTQRADIDPSKIGITGESLGGMHAWFAAAADTRYAVAVPIIGVQGFRWAIDHNKWQSRVDSIKDVFEEAQVDLGKSVIDKEVVEKVWDRIAPGLASEFDSPYTIPIIAPRPLLILNGEKDPRCPLEGLEIPKSRAHKAYEEAHCPDKFKLIAQPGIGHELTTFMVKEASDWFDRFLK, encoded by the exons ATGCTCCTGTACGTGACGGCGATTATGCCGCACGTGGCACACGTGGCAGCCCTCACCCATTGTCATCACACGTCatcatctccatctccatcacCAGCCTATAAATACGGAGGAGGATCTGCGCAACAGCTCGTTGCCTCCGGAAACCAAATTATGGAAGAGACCAATGCCTCGAAGCTTCGTTCCCAATTCCTTCATCTTCTCCGTACCCGACGATCCCCTCAAG TTCCGCTGTCTGTGGAACTTGGACATCCTGTGTTGGATCCTATGTACCAGGAAACTCCCCATCCGAAGTTTAGTGAG GCAATGGAATCTTGTCCAAAGTTAGACATTCCCAATCTTAAGGATCTGAAAGAGGAAAACTTGTACTTGAGGACCGAG TCAGGAGAGCAAGGGCGCTTGCCTGTGCTGATTTTGAGCATGAAAGAAAATAGTCATCATAGAAGGCCAGCTGTTGTCTTTCTGCATAGCACCAAGAAGTGCAAAGAGTGGTTACGGCCATTGCTCGAG GCATATGCTTCACGGGGATATGTTGCTGTTGCCATTGATTCTCGTTACCATGGGGAACGTGCAAGCAGTGTGACCACTTACCAAGAT GCTCTTGTATCATCATGGAGAAAAGGGGATACAATGCCATTCATATTTGATACG GTCTGGGACTTAATAAAGCTGGCAGATTATCTTACACAAAGGGCCGATATAGACCCATCTAAAATTGGCATCACCGGGGAATCGCTTGGAG GAATGCATGCATGGTTTGCTGCCGCTGCTGACACGCGCTATGCGGTGGCTGTCCCTATAATTGGGGTTCAG GGATTTCGATGGGCTATTGACCACAATAAGTGGCAGAGTCGGGTTGACAGTATTAAGGATGTATTTGAAG AAGCACAGGTTGATTTAGGCAAGAGTGTCATTGACAAGGAAGTGGTGGAGAAG GTGTGGGACAGAATTGCTCCTGGTTTAGCCTCCGAGTTTGATTCACCTTATACAATACCAATAATTGCACCACGCCCTCTGCTGATCTTAAATG GTGAAAAGGATCCTCGATGCCCACTCGAAGGACTGGAAATTCCCAAATCAAGAGCACACAAGGCTTATGAGGAAGCCCATTGTCCTGATAAGTTCAAG CTGATAGCACAGCCTGGAATCGGACACGAACTGACCACATTTATGGTAAAAGAAGCCAGTGATTGGTTTGATAGGTTCCTCAAGTAA
- the LOC131316733 gene encoding uncharacterized protein LOC131316733 isoform X2 — MSPLGVPLSVELGHPVLDPMYQETPHPKFSEAMESCPKLDIPNLKDLKEENLYLRTESGEQGRLPVLILSMKENSHHRRPAVVFLHSTKKCKEWLRPLLEAYASRGYVAVAIDSRYHGERASSVTTYQDALVSSWRKGDTMPFIFDTVWDLIKLADYLTQRADIDPSKIGITGESLGGMHAWFAAAADTRYAVAVPIIGVQGFRWAIDHNKWQSRVDSIKDVFEEAQVDLGKSVIDKEVVEKVWDRIAPGLASEFDSPYTIPIIAPRPLLILNGEKDPRCPLEGLEIPKSRAHKAYEEAHCPDKFKLIAQPGIGHELTTFMVKEASDWFDRFLK, encoded by the exons ATGTCTCCACTCGGAG TTCCGCTGTCTGTGGAACTTGGACATCCTGTGTTGGATCCTATGTACCAGGAAACTCCCCATCCGAAGTTTAGTGAG GCAATGGAATCTTGTCCAAAGTTAGACATTCCCAATCTTAAGGATCTGAAAGAGGAAAACTTGTACTTGAGGACCGAG TCAGGAGAGCAAGGGCGCTTGCCTGTGCTGATTTTGAGCATGAAAGAAAATAGTCATCATAGAAGGCCAGCTGTTGTCTTTCTGCATAGCACCAAGAAGTGCAAAGAGTGGTTACGGCCATTGCTCGAG GCATATGCTTCACGGGGATATGTTGCTGTTGCCATTGATTCTCGTTACCATGGGGAACGTGCAAGCAGTGTGACCACTTACCAAGAT GCTCTTGTATCATCATGGAGAAAAGGGGATACAATGCCATTCATATTTGATACG GTCTGGGACTTAATAAAGCTGGCAGATTATCTTACACAAAGGGCCGATATAGACCCATCTAAAATTGGCATCACCGGGGAATCGCTTGGAG GAATGCATGCATGGTTTGCTGCCGCTGCTGACACGCGCTATGCGGTGGCTGTCCCTATAATTGGGGTTCAG GGATTTCGATGGGCTATTGACCACAATAAGTGGCAGAGTCGGGTTGACAGTATTAAGGATGTATTTGAAG AAGCACAGGTTGATTTAGGCAAGAGTGTCATTGACAAGGAAGTGGTGGAGAAG GTGTGGGACAGAATTGCTCCTGGTTTAGCCTCCGAGTTTGATTCACCTTATACAATACCAATAATTGCACCACGCCCTCTGCTGATCTTAAATG GTGAAAAGGATCCTCGATGCCCACTCGAAGGACTGGAAATTCCCAAATCAAGAGCACACAAGGCTTATGAGGAAGCCCATTGTCCTGATAAGTTCAAG CTGATAGCACAGCCTGGAATCGGACACGAACTGACCACATTTATGGTAAAAGAAGCCAGTGATTGGTTTGATAGGTTCCTCAAGTAA
- the LOC131312240 gene encoding 26S proteasome non-ATPase regulatory subunit 11 homolog, with protein sequence MSSSFLPATTESLDQAQEAKKPSEAISILYRILENPSSSAEALRIKEKAISNLADLLREENRAEELRSLLTQLRPFFSLIPKAKTAKIVRSIIDAVAKIPNTSDLQISLCKEMVQWTRTEKRTFLRQRVEARLASLLMESKEYSEALALLSSLIKEVRRLDDKLLLVDIELLESKLHFSLRNLPKAKASLTAARTAANAIYVPPDQQGTIDLQSGILHAEEKDYKTGYSYFYEAFEAFNALEDPRAIYSLKYMLLCKIMVSQADDVAGILSSAKVGLQYQGPEVDAMKAVAHAHSQRSLRLFETALRDFKAQLEEDPIVHRHLSSLYDTLLEQNLCRLIEPFSRVEIAHIAELIELPVDHVEKKLSQMILDKKFAGTLDQGAGCLIIFDDPKTDAIYPATLETISNIGKVVDSLYVRSAKIMA encoded by the coding sequence ATGTCTTCATCATTCCTCCCAGCAACCACTGAATCACTCGATCAGGCTCAAGAAGCAAAAAAGCCATCGGAGGCAATCTCCATCTTATACCGCATACTTGAGaatccttcttcttctgctgAAGCACTGCGGATAAAAGAAAAGGCCATCTCGAATCTCGCAGACCTTCTCAGAGAAGAGAACAGGGCGGAGGAACTCAGAAGCCTCCTGACCCAACTAAGgcctttcttttccttgatcCCCAAGGCAAAAACTGCCAAAATCGTCCGAAGCATAATCGATGCAGTAGCAAAGATACCCAACACGTCAGATCTCCAAATctctctttgcaaagagatgGTGCAGTGGACCCGCACGGAGAAGCGGACGTTCCTCCGTCAGAGAGTGGAGGCGAGGCTTGCCTCTCTTTTGATGGAGAGCAAGGAGTATTCAGAGGCGCTAGCCCTTCTCTCTAGCTTAATCAAGGAAGTGAGGAGATTAGACGACAAGTTACTTCTTGTGGACATAGAATTATTGGAGAGTAAGCTCCATTTTTCTCTGAGAAACCTTCCTAAAGCCAAGGCGTCTCTAACTGCTGCTAGAACTGCAGCCAATGCTATTTATGTGCCACCAGATCAGCAGGGAACAATAGATTTACAGAGCGGAATTCTTCACGCAGAAGAAAAGGACTATAAAACTGGTTACAGCTATTTCTATGAAGCATTTGAAGCTTTCAATGCTCTTGAAGATCCTAGGGCCATATACAGTCTCAAATATATGTTATTGTGCAAAATCATGGTGAGTCAAGCTGATGATGTGGCGGGGATATTATCTTCCGCGAAGGTGGGTTTGCAGTATCAGGGTCCGGAAGTCGATGCGATGAAGGCAGTGGCCCATGCGCATTCGCAACGGTCTCTGAGACTGTTTGAGACTGCGCTTAGGGATTTCAAGGCGCAGCTGGAGGAGGACCCAATTGTTCACCGCCACCTGTCTTCCCTTTATGATACGCTGCTGGAGCAGAACCTTTGCAGGTTGATTGAGCCTTTTTCTAGGGTGGAGATTGCGCATATTGCTGAGCTGATTGAACTGCCGGTGGACCATGTGGAGAAGAAGCTGTCTCAGATGATCCTTGATAAGAAGTTTGCTGGGACCTTAGATCAAGGTGCTGGATGCCTCATCATCTTTGATGATCCCAAGACAGATGCTATCTACCCCGCGACACTGGAGACTATTTCTAATATCGGTAAGGTTGTGGATAGCCTTTACGTTAGATCTGCAAAGATAATGGCATAA